Within Sorangiineae bacterium MSr11367, the genomic segment AGGCCGGGATACGGCTCTACGAGGCGCAGGCGCGCGGAGCGGATCGCGTCCATATGGGGTCCGACGTCGGCGCGATTTTGCACATGTCTCTTGGACAGATACTCTGGCTACTGGGCGAGCCTGACCGAGCGCTTCACCATTCGCGAGAGGCGGTGCGCATCGCGCGTAAGCAGGATCATCCTGCCAGCCTCGCAATACGGTTGTTCCTCCTCGCCACGCTGCACAATGAACGCGGGGAGTACCCCGAGGCTCGCACTGCGCTCAAGGAGACATTGCGTCTGTGCGAGGAATACGGCCTCCATTTTCTCGTTGCCCAAGCCCGCTTCCGTCAAGCGTGGACGCAAATCGAGTGCGGTGAGCGCGAGGGGGTCGACGAGCTCCAAGCAACCCTGGGCGGTCGAGCATCGATGGGCTCGACCATCGGTTTCACGCGCTATCTTTCCGTCCTCGCCCAGGGGCAGCTACAACTGGGCGCCCTCGACGAGGCCATGCTTTCGGTCGAGAAAGCGATGGAGACCTCGGAACGGACGGGCGAACGCTATTGCGACGCGGAGCACCTTCGATTGAAAGGCGAAATACTGCTCGCCATGGGCGAATCGAATGCCCATCACGCAGCACGCTCGTTCGAGCGCGGCCTGGAACGCGCACGCGGCCAGAATGCCAGGAGTTGGGAGCTGCGGCTTGCTTGCAGCTACGGTCGTTTGCTTGCCAGCCAAGACCGCATTTCCGAGGCAAGAGAGCTTCTTGCTCTCATTCTGTCCACCTTCACCGAAGGTCACGGAACCCGCGACCTTCGTATGGCGCACGCCCTTTTTTCCTCCTGGATGGCGTCACGGAATTGACGACTGCGTGCAGCTCATCGAATCGCGCCATCGAAGCGGTGATGTCGCAAGGCCACCGAACCGCGGGAGCCACAATATCCATCTTGCGAACGTGTCGTTGGATGAATCAGCGACACCTCGAATGGGCTTCTGCAAGGTTGTACTTGCGATTCTTGGATCCCCGACGACCCCCCAATGAACGAGGGTCGTTCCAGCGTGTCGCTAGAATTTAGTGGCGCTTCGTCGATTTCGCGGACCTCGCGCCGGCGAGATGCAGTGGCATGAATCCTGTATTGAGCGAAGGCCATAGGCAGGAGAATTTCTTATGACGAAAGACATCATGAAGCTAGTCAAGGACGAGAAAGGCGCAGCAGCCGTCGAGTACGCGCTCATCCTCGTGTCCGTTATCCTAGTCGTTAGTGGCACTTACAGAAAACTCGGCAAGATCATCAACCGCGCCGTCAACGACGCTTTGGCCGAGTTCTGAGCGCTTAACCTGAGTCTCGAGTACTGAGCATGTTCTGCACAATGGCCCGCCGTGATGAGCAAACGTTGCTCAATGAAAATAAGCTCCGCCCTCAGGGCACGCGTGGCGAAAGATGGAGAAGCGGCAGGGGTTCACCGCCCTTTGCGGTGAGAAGGACATGCTCCACCTTGCCGTCCAAGGCGGCAATCATGGCGTCCCTTCTTCCTAGGCGTGCGCCCGTCGTTGGGACATCTCCTTTCGTCCAGGCTTTTTCTGCGTGCGCTCCCACGGGGGTGTCGGTAGGAAGCGGCGCACCAGCGCATCGACCATGACGCGCACCTTGGGGGAAAGATAAGGGGTGCGCGGCCACACGGCATGAAGGGGAAAGCCGCGCGTCGTCGCCCCGGGAAGCACGGGCACGAGCTGGCCGCTCCGAATGGCGTCGGCGATCATCCAATTCGGAAGCAACGCGAGGCCATGCCCTTCGACGGCGGCGTGGAGAATGGCGCCTCCGTGGTTGAACGTGAACCGCCCGTGGACGGACTTGAGCACCGGTTCGCCGTCCGCGCCGACGAATTCCCACGGGAAGGTCCGGCCACCGCGGCCGAAGATGATGCACGCGTGGCATCAATTTCGATGGGAGATCCAGGGAACGAGGAAGAACCTTTTGCTCGAGGGCGACGCGTTCTACACGGCGGATCCCAGTTTGACCCTGAGCGAGAGCTCGGCCGCCCATCCTTCGTACCGCCGCATGGAGGTACCTGCCTCGTACACCCTCGTGCCCGAATCCATGCCGCACGATGCCGCCTTCAACGTTGCCCAAACGTACATGCTCCTGGCCAACGACCTCGAGCGAGGAACCACCGATTGCCCCGCCTTCGCCGATGCCCTCGTGCGACATCGCATGATCGCGGCCATCGAGAATGCCGCACGAACGGGCCAGCGACAGAGCTATTGAGGAGTGCGCAAATCGGCGCCTTGGGTGGCGGCCCAGTCGGCGGCGGTTTTGCCCGTGGTGTCGCGCTTGTCGCTGTGGGCGCCGCGCGATTCGAGGAGGCGCGTGATGCCGGTGCGGCCGATGAGCGAGGCAAACATCAAGGCGGTGCGGCCGCTGCCATTGCCTTGATCGATGTCGCATTTTTCGCGGCTTAGGCGCTCGACGACCAGATCGTGGCCTTTGAAGGCGGCGCCCATGAGCGCCGTGTTGCCGTTCTTGTCGCCTTTGCAGGCGTCGGCGCCGGCGGCGAGCAGCACCTCCAATGCAGCGAGGTGTCCGTGGTAGGCCGCGAGGATCACGGGCGTGTAGCCCTTGTCGTCCGCCACGTTCACCTCCGCTTTGGCGGCGATCAAACCGCGCAGCACCTCCACGTCGCCCTCGCGGGAAGCCTCCAGCACGTAGCGTTTGGCCTCGTCGGCGCTGAGGACCTTCGACGGCGGCGCTTCGGCGGCGGACGTGCGCGTGGGTGTGGGCTCTGTGCGGCCCGAGGAGCCGCAGGCGGCGAGGGTCAAAACGAGAAAGGCTTTCAGGGCAAGCTTCATGGCCTCACCGAATCCCCACCAAGGCGGCCACGCGGTCGCCGTATTCCTTGTCGGCTTGACGCAAATACCCGACGATCTTCGTCTTGATCTCGGCACTTCGAACCTGCTTCAAATCGCCCGCGAAGTTGTTCACCAGGCGCGTTTGCGCATCGCGCGCGAGCGACCGATAGAACTCGCCCGCTTGGTAGAAGTTCTCCGTCTTGGCGGCGGCCTCGCGGGCCTCCGGCGGTGTCGGGGCCGCGGTTGCGCTCGTTTCCGAGAGCGGGGCGACGGAGCTCGGTTCGTAATTCACGTCGCCGGAGCGAAGGATGAAATTCATCGCGCCATCTTGGATGTTGCTGCGAACGGGCACGCGCGGGGCGTTGACCGAGAGCTGCTGGTAATTGGGGCCCACGCGGTAACGCTGCGTGTCCGCATAGGCGAAAAGCCGCCCCTGCAAAAGCGCGTCCTCGGACGGCTCGACCCCGGGAACGAGCACGCCCGGCGAAAAGGCGCTCTGCTCCGAGTGCTGGAAGAAATTCGGCGGGACGGTATTCAGCGTGAACGTGCCCAACAGCACCGGCGGGATCTCTTTCTCCGGCCACCGCTTCGTCGCATCGAGCGGATTGAAGCGAAAGGCATTCACTTTGGACGCCGGAATGATCTGGGCGCGCAAATCCCACTTCGGAAAATCACCGCGGCCGATCGCATCGTAGAGATCTTTCGTGGCGTGCGAAAAGTCTTTGGCCTGCGCAGCGGCGACCTTTTCGGGCGTCTCCAGGAAGGCCAGCCCCTGGCGCGTCTTCCAGCTGAACTTTGCATAGTACACTTCGCCCTTCGCGTTCACGAGCTTGAAGGCGTGGACCGAAGAACCATCGACATGGCGATAGTCCGAGGGAATGCCGAGATCCGAATAGAGTTGCGTCAGCATGTGCGTGGACTCGGGCACGTGCTGGAAGAAATCGAAGAAGCGATTCGGATCTTGTCGGTTGGTGACCGGCGACGGCTTGAGCGCGTGCACCATGTCGGGGAACTTCATGGCATCGCGGATGAAGAAGACGTCCAGGTTGTTGCCAACGATGTCCCAATTGCCTTGATCGGTATAGAACTTGAGGGCAAATCCGCGGGGGTCGCGCAAAGTCTCCGGTGAGCCGGACGGGTGGATGACCGTGGAGAAGCGCACGAACATCGGCGTCTTCTTGCCTTTTTGCAACAGCATCGATGCGCGCGTGTACGCCGACAGGTCACCCGCGCTGACGAATTCGCCGTAGGCACCGACCCCTCGCGCGTGGACGACGCGCTCGGGAACGCGCTCGCGATCGAAACGCGCGAGCTTCTCGACGAGGTGAAAATCCTGAAGCAACACCGAACCACCCGGGCCTGCCGCTTGGCTCTTTTGGTTGTCCGCGACCGGTGCTCCATTTTCCTTGGTGAGGCTCGGCGCCGCGTGGGCCATGCCCATCACCGCGAGAAAAGCTGGCACGAGGGCCGCGAGAAATTTCGTCTTCATGGATGGATGATCTCCGTTCTCGTCCCGACCTAAGCACCACCCGTGCCATGCACGAGATGGGTAATTTGTCGGCAAATCGCGCTCAAGCATCGCACCGACATTTCGGTGCAACGATATTTCGGTTGCACGTCACCGGTATGTCGGTACCGTACACGCATGAATCTCGACGACTGGGTGGCGACCGGCGCCCACGAGCTGGCCGACGTGGTTCGGCTGGCCGATGGGACGGAGGCCGCACTCGACGAGCTTCTCCAGCGCGGTCTGGAGTGGCTCGGGCGGATCGCTCCGTACGATCTGGCGGTGGTGTTCGAGCTCGAGGGGGCCGAACTGCGGGCGCGGGCGGCACGGGGCGCGCTGGCCTCGCCCGACGTGCGCACCCATCGCATCCGCTTGGACGACTGGCCATCGATTCGCCTGGCGGTGGAGGAACGGCGAAGCCGCGTCTTCACCGAAGAGGACCACGCGCACGGAGAGGGCGACCCGTTCGATGGACTCATGGACTTTCCCCATGGGCACGCGTGCATGGTGGTGCCGCTGACGACCGGCCGCGAAGTGTTCGGCATCATGTCGCTCGACCGCACCGAGTGCCAGACGTACCCGCGTCCGGTGGTGGACTTGGCCGAGGTGTTCGGGCGCTTGCTGGCGTTGTCCATTCAATGCATCAAGCAAGGGCAGAAGCTCGCCGAGGCGACATTGCATGGCGAAGAGCGCATTCAGGCGCTCGATCGGCATCTCGAGGCCATGACCGAGCAAGCCGGCATTCTCGAAGGCAGCCGCGTGCCCAAGGTGCGCGATCTGGCGCGGCAGGCGCGGCTGGTGGCGTCGACCAATTCGACCGTGCTGCTTCTCGGCGAGACGGGCACCGGCAAAGAGCGGCTGGCGCGCTACATCCACGATGCGAGCCCGCGCAGCCAGCGGCCGTTCATCCCGGTCAATTGTGCCGCGCTGCCGTCGAACCTGCTCGAGAGCGAGCTTTTTGGGCACGAGCGCGGTGCCTTCACCGGTGCGGTGCGCGCCCGCTCGGGGCTCTTTCGGGCGGCCAACGGCGGCACGCTGTTTCTCGACGAGGTGGGCGAGCTCCCCCCCGAGCTGCAGGGCAAACTTCTGCGCGCGCTGCAGGGCGGAGAGATCACCCCGGTGGGCTCGGAGCGGACCATTCAGGTCGACGTGAGGGTCGTCGCCGCAACCCATGTCGATTTGGAACACGCCGTGGCCGCGCGGCGCTTTCGCGAAGATCTGTATTACCGCTTATCGGTGTATCCTCTGTATTTGGTTCCTCTGCGCGAGCGCAAAGACGATGTACCGCTTTTGGCCGAAGCACTCTTGCGCGAGCTTGCGCCGCGCGTGGGCAAGAGCAAACTCCGTCTCTCACGCGCAGCCCTCGAGGCCCTGGAGCGGCTCGATTTCCCGGGCAACGTGCGCGAGCTCTCCAACGTGCTCGAACGGGGGGCCATTCGCGCCGATTCGAGCATCATCGATGTGGCGCACCTGCGGCTCACGAAGCCCGCAGGCAAAGGCGCGCGCGCCAGCTCGCCGCCTTCGGAGGGAGACGCGCTGGTATCGCTCGCGGAGAACGAGCGCCTCCACATTGCCCGCGTTCTCGAAGCCACGGGCGGCCGCCTCTACGGCCAAGGCGGCGCGGCGGAGATCCTCGGCATCCCGCCGAGCACCCTGCAAAGCCGCATGAAGCGCCTCGGCATGCCCCGCGCAAGCGACCGCTAAGGTGCCCCTTGGGCTCGAATTCCGGCGTTTTGTGGCCCCTGCCACCGATACGGTTCGTTGCGGACGACGCTTATCGTGTGGATGGCTTGCCCTCGGGCCACGAGCAAGTGGTGTCCCATCGAGCCACGTGGCCGAATCGGCGGGTAGGTCATCGATCAACGCCCGCCCATTGGCATCGAACACTTATCTCCGCGCTGCACGGGAGGATTGGGCCCGATGTAACCGCGCCTGTTCCAAAGCTCCGTGCCATCGGGCGCGGCCAGGGCGGAGGTTTCTCCGTCGTCGTACCAGAAGCCGTGGCCATTGGAGGGCACGGATACTGCGAGCGCGTCGCGCCATGTCG encodes:
- a CDS encoding Flp family type IVb pilin translates to MTKDIMKLVKDEKGAAAVEYALILVSVILVVSGTYRKLGKIINRAVNDALAEF
- a CDS encoding LysR substrate-binding domain-containing protein, whose product is MFGRGGRTFPWEFVGADGEPVLKSVHGRFTFNHGGAILHAAVEGHGLALLPNWMIADAIRSGQLVPVLPGATTRGFPLHAVWPRTPYLSPKVRVMVDALVRRFLPTPPWERTQKKPGRKEMSQRRAHA
- a CDS encoding ankyrin repeat domain-containing protein; this encodes MKLALKAFLVLTLAACGSSGRTEPTPTRTSAAEAPPSKVLSADEAKRYVLEASREGDVEVLRGLIAAKAEVNVADDKGYTPVILAAYHGHLAALEVLLAAGADACKGDKNGNTALMGAAFKGHDLVVERLSREKCDIDQGNGSGRTALMFASLIGRTGITRLLESRGAHSDKRDTTGKTAADWAATQGADLRTPQ
- a CDS encoding catalase — encoded protein: MGMAHAAPSLTKENGAPVADNQKSQAAGPGGSVLLQDFHLVEKLARFDRERVPERVVHARGVGAYGEFVSAGDLSAYTRASMLLQKGKKTPMFVRFSTVIHPSGSPETLRDPRGFALKFYTDQGNWDIVGNNLDVFFIRDAMKFPDMVHALKPSPVTNRQDPNRFFDFFQHVPESTHMLTQLYSDLGIPSDYRHVDGSSVHAFKLVNAKGEVYYAKFSWKTRQGLAFLETPEKVAAAQAKDFSHATKDLYDAIGRGDFPKWDLRAQIIPASKVNAFRFNPLDATKRWPEKEIPPVLLGTFTLNTVPPNFFQHSEQSAFSPGVLVPGVEPSEDALLQGRLFAYADTQRYRVGPNYQQLSVNAPRVPVRSNIQDGAMNFILRSGDVNYEPSSVAPLSETSATAAPTPPEAREAAAKTENFYQAGEFYRSLARDAQTRLVNNFAGDLKQVRSAEIKTKIVGYLRQADKEYGDRVAALVGIR
- a CDS encoding sigma 54-interacting transcriptional regulator, which translates into the protein MNLDDWVATGAHELADVVRLADGTEAALDELLQRGLEWLGRIAPYDLAVVFELEGAELRARAARGALASPDVRTHRIRLDDWPSIRLAVEERRSRVFTEEDHAHGEGDPFDGLMDFPHGHACMVVPLTTGREVFGIMSLDRTECQTYPRPVVDLAEVFGRLLALSIQCIKQGQKLAEATLHGEERIQALDRHLEAMTEQAGILEGSRVPKVRDLARQARLVASTNSTVLLLGETGTGKERLARYIHDASPRSQRPFIPVNCAALPSNLLESELFGHERGAFTGAVRARSGLFRAANGGTLFLDEVGELPPELQGKLLRALQGGEITPVGSERTIQVDVRVVAATHVDLEHAVAARRFREDLYYRLSVYPLYLVPLRERKDDVPLLAEALLRELAPRVGKSKLRLSRAALEALERLDFPGNVRELSNVLERGAIRADSSIIDVAHLRLTKPAGKGARASSPPSEGDALVSLAENERLHIARVLEATGGRLYGQGGAAEILGIPPSTLQSRMKRLGMPRASDR